Proteins from a genomic interval of Pseudomonas paeninsulae:
- a CDS encoding sodium:solute symporter family protein: MDFYEILNWCLLIVTFGVMIGIGFLSSRKVKDSDEGGFLLAGRSLGAFVGASTIVATGFSGWGFMGSPSVTYKFGAIELLGNFFFAPAMMIAVLFFANHMQKRALTMGSNTIPEYIGQIHGSGNGGRLLQGVSAVMTIILLMVFLVSQIKAVGILGASWLNIEMTTSAWLMISVIILYTMLGGLAAVAWTDTVMVCGMALAAIVIMVQMFTSVDLGLWQSNLNAIDPNLLNPTTAAPYGTSKGSVFLVLPYAFLFAAVLPYMAIRFLAFKPKVKMHKVGIYVAILGMLLSLIPLVGLYMRAFGPELSDPDNTMPMYLQTFMHPALQGIITLFIIFAMKSTANSMLHTVASATSHDLRLALNKHAKVDSAHALTINRVAVVALGLLGLLMMMYAPPFMLSWLGILGSGTLLAAMIGPVFISTFWQGNVAGALTAMLVGFFTSGGLLLTTDIGWVEGPLIGCLASSFCYVTVSVLTRARVPVVHRGQ; this comes from the coding sequence ATGGACTTTTATGAAATCTTAAATTGGTGCCTGCTGATCGTTACCTTCGGGGTCATGATCGGCATCGGCTTTCTCTCCTCACGCAAAGTCAAAGACAGCGACGAAGGTGGTTTCCTCCTTGCGGGTAGAAGCCTCGGTGCCTTTGTCGGGGCCAGTACCATTGTCGCCACCGGCTTCAGCGGCTGGGGCTTCATGGGTTCCCCCTCGGTGACGTACAAGTTTGGTGCCATCGAGTTGCTGGGTAACTTCTTCTTCGCTCCGGCGATGATGATTGCGGTGCTGTTCTTCGCCAATCACATGCAGAAGCGCGCGCTGACCATGGGCAGCAACACCATCCCCGAGTACATTGGCCAGATCCACGGCAGTGGTAACGGCGGGCGTCTGTTGCAGGGCGTGTCGGCGGTGATGACCATCATCTTGCTGATGGTGTTCCTGGTCAGCCAGATCAAGGCGGTCGGCATCCTCGGCGCCTCCTGGCTGAATATCGAGATGACCACCAGTGCCTGGCTGATGATCTCGGTGATCATCCTCTACACCATGCTCGGCGGCCTGGCGGCAGTGGCCTGGACCGATACCGTGATGGTCTGTGGTATGGCACTGGCGGCGATCGTGATCATGGTGCAGATGTTCACCAGCGTCGATCTGGGCCTGTGGCAGAGCAACCTCAATGCCATCGATCCGAACCTGCTCAATCCGACCACGGCGGCGCCTTATGGCACAAGCAAAGGCTCGGTATTCCTGGTGCTGCCTTATGCCTTCCTGTTCGCTGCGGTGCTGCCGTACATGGCGATTCGCTTCCTGGCCTTTAAGCCAAAGGTGAAGATGCACAAGGTCGGTATCTATGTTGCCATTCTCGGCATGTTGCTCAGTCTGATTCCGCTGGTCGGCCTGTACATGCGCGCCTTCGGCCCGGAACTGAGCGACCCGGATAATACCATGCCGATGTACCTGCAGACCTTCATGCATCCGGCGCTGCAGGGGATCATCACCCTGTTCATCATCTTCGCCATGAAGTCCACCGCCAACTCGATGCTGCACACTGTGGCTTCGGCGACTTCGCATGACCTGCGCCTGGCATTGAACAAGCACGCCAAAGTGGACTCGGCGCATGCGCTGACCATCAACCGTGTCGCTGTGGTGGCGTTGGGCCTGTTGGGGCTGTTGATGATGATGTACGCGCCGCCGTTCATGCTGTCCTGGCTGGGCATTCTCGGCTCCGGCACCCTGCTGGCGGCGATGATCGGCCCGGTGTTCATTTCCACCTTCTGGCAGGGCAATGTGGCTGGGGCGCTGACCGCCATGCTGGTCGGCTTCTTCACCAGCGGCGGGCTGCTGTTGACCACCGATATCGGCTGGGTCGAGGGGCCGCTGATCGGCTGTCTGGCCTCGTCCTTCTGCTACGTGACGGTGTCTGTGCTGACTCGCGCTCGAGTGCCAGTGGTGCACCGCGGGCAGTAA
- a CDS encoding sarcosine oxidase subunit beta family protein, with protein MQRYSGFGLLKHSFSHHENWQRMWRTPTPKPVYDVIIVGGGGHGLATAYYLAKEFGVKNVAVIEKGWLGGGNTARNTTIVRSNYLWDESAHLYEHAMKLWEGLSQDINYNVMFSQRGVFNLGHSLQDMRDIERRVGANRLNGIDGEVLNAKQVEELIPYMDCSKNTRYPVMGASLQRRGGVARHDAVAWGYARAADALGVDLIQQTEVTGFRKENGVCIGVETNKGFIGGKRVGVVTAGNSGHMAKQAGFRLPIESHPLQALVSEPIKPIIDSVIMSNAVHGYISQSDKGDLVIGAGIDGYVGYGQRGSYPTIEHTLQAIVELFPVLSRVRMNRQWGGIVDTTPDACPIISKTPVPNLFFNCGWGTGGFKATPGSGHVFAASLAKGEMHALAKPFAMDRFYNGALIDEHGAAGVAH; from the coding sequence ATGCAACGTTATTCCGGCTTCGGCCTGCTCAAGCACTCCTTCAGCCACCACGAAAACTGGCAGCGCATGTGGCGCACGCCGACACCCAAGCCGGTCTACGACGTGATCATCGTCGGCGGCGGCGGCCATGGCCTGGCCACGGCCTACTACCTGGCCAAAGAATTCGGCGTGAAGAACGTCGCGGTGATCGAGAAGGGTTGGCTGGGCGGCGGTAACACCGCGCGCAACACCACCATCGTGCGTTCCAACTACCTGTGGGACGAATCGGCGCACCTCTACGAGCACGCCATGAAGTTGTGGGAAGGCCTGTCGCAGGACATCAACTACAACGTGATGTTCTCCCAGCGCGGCGTGTTCAACCTCGGTCATTCTCTGCAAGACATGCGCGACATCGAACGCCGGGTCGGCGCCAACCGCCTCAACGGTATCGATGGCGAGGTGCTCAATGCCAAGCAGGTCGAGGAACTGATCCCGTACATGGATTGCAGCAAGAACACCCGTTACCCGGTGATGGGCGCGTCCCTGCAACGGCGCGGCGGCGTGGCCCGTCACGATGCCGTGGCCTGGGGCTATGCCCGTGCCGCCGATGCCCTGGGCGTCGACCTGATCCAGCAGACCGAAGTGACCGGTTTTCGCAAGGAAAACGGCGTGTGCATCGGCGTGGAAACCAACAAGGGCTTCATCGGCGGCAAGCGCGTCGGCGTGGTCACCGCCGGTAACTCCGGGCACATGGCCAAGCAGGCCGGTTTCCGCCTGCCGATCGAGTCGCACCCGCTGCAGGCGCTGGTGTCCGAGCCGATCAAACCGATCATCGACAGCGTGATCATGTCCAACGCGGTCCACGGCTATATCAGCCAGTCGGACAAGGGTGACCTGGTCATCGGTGCCGGTATCGACGGTTACGTCGGTTACGGCCAGCGCGGCTCCTACCCGACCATCGAACACACCCTGCAGGCGATCGTCGAGCTGTTCCCGGTGCTCTCGCGGGTGCGCATGAACCGCCAGTGGGGCGGCATCGTCGACACCACGCCGGACGCTTGCCCGATCATCAGCAAGACCCCGGTGCCGAACCTGTTCTTCAACTGCGGTTGGGGTACCGGCGGCTTCAAGGCCACCCCGGGTTCCGGCCACGTATTCGCCGCCAGCCTGGCCAAAGGCGAGATGCATGCACTGGCCAAACCCTTCGCCATGGACCGTTTCTACAACGGCGCCTTGATCGACGAGCACGGCGCTGCCGGCGTCGCCCACTAA
- a CDS encoding sarcosine oxidase subunit delta, translating into MLNIFCPHCGELRSEEEFHSAGQAHIPRPLDPNACTDAEWGEYLFFRDNPRGIHHELWIHAAGCRQYFNATRDTISYEIFETYKIGEKPSVTAKPNSAKQPSRAAGEKA; encoded by the coding sequence ATGCTGAACATCTTCTGTCCCCATTGTGGCGAGCTGCGCTCCGAAGAGGAATTCCACTCGGCCGGCCAGGCGCACATCCCGCGCCCGCTGGACCCGAATGCCTGCACCGATGCGGAGTGGGGCGAGTACCTGTTCTTCCGCGACAACCCGCGCGGCATTCACCACGAGCTATGGATTCACGCGGCCGGTTGCCGGCAGTACTTCAATGCCACGCGCGACACCATCAGCTACGAAATTTTCGAAACCTACAAGATTGGCGAAAAGCCGAGCGTGACCGCTAAGCCGAACAGTGCGAAGCAGCCCAGCCGTGCGGCAGGAGAAAAGGCATGA
- a CDS encoding GlxA family transcriptional regulator, translating into MPAPRVKTFGFLLSPNFTTIGFACAIETLRMANMAAKRTLYRTLLIAADHEPVRASNGMCVVPDHSITDAPELDALFVVGANPIPLKNDRNLLDWLRKLSEHHVPLGGICTGSHLLASANLLKGYRCTIHWEDIEQLKDKFPGIIISNQLFELDRDRYTCSGGTASMDMTLQLIAREPDGVEIATQAAELLLCDRMRGSREQQRVPLRQKLGNAQPKLSQIVAIMEANLEEPLELEELAQLNEMSVRQLERLFHKYLERKPGQYYLELRLNRARDLLLRSDAQVRDIALSCGFASPAHFSKCYSRLFGHSPRGERKQSALT; encoded by the coding sequence ATGCCGGCCCCGCGGGTGAAAACCTTTGGTTTCCTGCTGAGCCCAAACTTCACCACGATCGGCTTCGCCTGTGCGATCGAGACACTGCGCATGGCCAACATGGCCGCTAAACGCACCCTCTATCGAACCCTGTTGATCGCCGCCGACCATGAGCCAGTACGCGCCAGCAACGGCATGTGCGTGGTACCGGACCACTCCATCACCGACGCCCCCGAGCTGGACGCCCTGTTCGTGGTCGGCGCCAACCCGATTCCGCTGAAGAACGACCGTAACCTGCTCGACTGGCTACGCAAACTGTCTGAGCACCATGTGCCACTGGGCGGCATCTGCACCGGCAGCCACCTGCTGGCCAGCGCGAATCTGCTCAAGGGCTACCGCTGCACCATCCACTGGGAAGACATCGAGCAGCTCAAGGACAAGTTCCCCGGCATCATCATCTCCAATCAGCTGTTCGAGCTGGACCGCGACCGCTACACCTGCTCCGGCGGCACCGCCTCCATGGACATGACCCTGCAACTGATCGCGCGCGAACCGGACGGCGTGGAGATCGCCACCCAGGCCGCCGAGCTGCTGCTCTGCGACCGCATGCGCGGCTCCCGCGAACAGCAGCGCGTGCCTTTGCGGCAGAAGCTCGGCAACGCTCAGCCGAAGCTGAGCCAGATAGTCGCGATCATGGAGGCCAACCTGGAGGAGCCGCTGGAGCTGGAGGAACTCGCTCAACTCAACGAGATGTCGGTACGCCAACTGGAGCGACTGTTTCACAAATATCTAGAGCGCAAGCCAGGCCAGTACTACCTGGAACTGCGCCTGAACCGCGCTCGCGATTTGCTTCTGCGTAGCGATGCGCAAGTGCGCGACATCGCCCTGTCCTGTGGCTTTGCCTCCCCGGCGCACTTCTCCAAGTGTTACAGCCGCCTCTTCGGCCACTCGCCACGCGGCGAACGCAAGCAGAGCGCCTTGACCTGA
- a CDS encoding M24 family metallopeptidase, with amino-acid sequence MQMPQTLRIQNGQKVKSTFSAQEYATRQAKLRAHMAAENIDAAIFTSYHNVNYYTDFVYCSFGRPYAVVVTHDAVVTITANIDGGQPWRRTVGTDNIVYSDWQRDNFFVAIQQAAPKAGRIGIEFDHLNLQNRDKLAARYPSAQLVDVAAPCMKMRLVKSAEEHTIIRHGARIADIGGAAVIEALRDQVPEYEVALHATQAMVREIARTFPEGELMDTWTWFQSGINTDGAHNPVTSRKVNKGDILSLNCFPMIAGYYTALERTLFLDHCSDDHLRLWEVNVEVHEAGLKLIKPGMRCSDIALELNEIFLKHDLLQYRTFGYGHSFGTLSHYYGREAGLELREDIDTVLEPGMVVSIEPMIMLPEGMPGAGGYREHDILIVNEQGAENITKFPYGPEHNIIRK; translated from the coding sequence ATGCAAATGCCCCAAACGCTCCGAATTCAAAACGGTCAGAAAGTTAAGTCGACTTTCTCGGCACAGGAATACGCCACTCGCCAGGCCAAGCTGCGCGCCCACATGGCTGCAGAAAACATCGACGCGGCGATCTTCACCTCGTACCACAACGTCAACTATTACACCGACTTCGTGTATTGCTCGTTCGGTCGTCCCTATGCCGTGGTGGTGACCCACGACGCGGTCGTGACCATCACTGCCAACATCGACGGTGGTCAGCCGTGGCGCCGTACCGTCGGCACCGACAACATCGTTTACTCCGACTGGCAGCGCGATAACTTCTTCGTCGCCATCCAGCAGGCTGCGCCTAAAGCCGGGCGTATCGGTATCGAATTCGACCACCTGAACCTGCAAAACCGCGACAAGCTGGCTGCGCGCTATCCGTCCGCCCAACTGGTCGACGTCGCCGCTCCTTGCATGAAGATGCGCCTGGTCAAGTCCGCCGAAGAGCACACGATCATTCGTCACGGCGCACGTATTGCCGACATCGGTGGTGCCGCAGTGATTGAAGCACTGCGTGACCAGGTGCCGGAATACGAAGTCGCCTTGCACGCCACTCAGGCGATGGTTCGTGAAATTGCGCGCACCTTCCCCGAAGGCGAGCTGATGGACACCTGGACCTGGTTCCAGTCCGGCATCAACACCGACGGCGCGCACAACCCGGTGACCAGCCGCAAGGTGAACAAGGGCGACATCCTCAGCCTGAACTGCTTCCCGATGATCGCCGGCTACTACACCGCGCTGGAACGCACCCTGTTCCTCGACCATTGCTCCGACGACCACCTGCGTCTGTGGGAAGTCAACGTCGAAGTTCACGAAGCTGGTCTCAAGCTGATCAAACCGGGCATGCGCTGCAGCGATATCGCTCTCGAACTGAACGAGATCTTCCTCAAGCACGACCTGCTGCAGTACCGCACCTTCGGCTACGGCCACTCGTTCGGTACCCTGAGCCACTACTACGGTCGCGAAGCCGGTCTGGAACTGCGTGAAGACATCGACACAGTTCTCGAGCCAGGCATGGTGGTTTCCATCGAGCCGATGATCATGCTGCCTGAAGGTATGCCGGGCGCTGGCGGTTACCGCGAGCACGACATCCTGATCGTCAATGAGCAGGGTGCGGAGAACATCACCAAGTTCCCGTACGGCCCAGAGCACAACATCATCCGCAAGTAA
- the glyA gene encoding serine hydroxymethyltransferase yields MFSKDDQIKGYDDELLAAMDAEEARQEHHIELIASENYTSKRVMEAQGSGLTNKYAEGYPGKRYYGGCEHVDVVEQLAIDRAKQLFGADFANVQPHSGSSANSAVYLALINAGDTILGMSLAHGGHLTHGSKVSSSGKLYNAVQYGIDTTTGLIDYDEVERLAVECQPKMIVAGFSAYSKTLDFPRFRAIADKVGALLFVDMAHVAGLVAAGLYPNPLPYADVVTTTTHKTLRGPRGGLILAKSNPEIEKKLNSAVFPGAQGGPLMHVIAGKAVCFKEALEPGFKDYQAQVIKNAKAMAKVFIDRGFDVVSGGTDNHLFLVSLIRQGLTGKDADAALGRAGITVNKNSVPNDPQSPFVTSGLRIGTPAITTRGFKEQQSIELAGWICDILDHLGDADVEAQVATLAAGLCADYPVYR; encoded by the coding sequence ATGTTCAGCAAAGACGACCAAATCAAGGGCTACGACGACGAACTGCTGGCGGCGATGGACGCCGAAGAAGCGCGTCAGGAGCATCACATCGAGCTGATCGCCTCGGAGAACTACACCAGCAAGCGAGTAATGGAAGCTCAGGGCAGCGGCCTGACCAACAAGTACGCCGAAGGCTATCCGGGCAAGCGCTACTACGGCGGCTGCGAGCATGTCGATGTGGTCGAGCAACTGGCCATCGATCGCGCCAAGCAACTGTTCGGCGCCGATTTCGCCAACGTCCAGCCGCATTCCGGTTCCTCGGCCAACAGCGCGGTGTACCTGGCGCTGATCAATGCCGGCGACACCATTCTGGGCATGAGCCTGGCCCATGGCGGTCACCTGACCCACGGTTCCAAGGTCAGCTCCTCCGGCAAGCTGTACAACGCCGTGCAGTACGGCATCGACACCACCACCGGCCTGATCGATTACGACGAAGTCGAGCGCCTGGCCGTCGAGTGCCAGCCGAAGATGATCGTGGCCGGCTTCTCCGCCTACTCCAAGACCCTGGATTTCCCGCGCTTCCGCGCCATCGCCGACAAGGTCGGTGCCCTGCTGTTCGTCGACATGGCCCACGTCGCTGGCCTGGTTGCCGCTGGCCTGTACCCGAACCCGCTGCCTTACGCCGACGTGGTTACCACCACCACCCACAAGACCCTGCGCGGTCCGCGTGGCGGCCTGATCCTGGCCAAGAGCAATCCCGAGATCGAGAAGAAGCTCAACTCCGCAGTATTCCCCGGTGCCCAGGGCGGCCCGCTGATGCATGTGATCGCCGGCAAGGCGGTGTGCTTCAAGGAAGCGCTGGAGCCAGGCTTCAAGGACTACCAGGCGCAGGTGATCAAGAACGCCAAGGCGATGGCCAAGGTCTTCATCGACCGCGGTTTCGATGTGGTCTCCGGCGGCACCGATAACCACCTGTTCCTGGTCAGCCTGATCCGTCAGGGCCTGACCGGTAAAGACGCCGACGCCGCCCTCGGTCGTGCCGGTATCACGGTGAACAAGAACTCCGTACCGAATGACCCGCAGTCGCCGTTCGTCACCTCGGGCCTGCGCATCGGTACCCCGGCCATCACCACCCGCGGCTTCAAGGAGCAGCAGAGCATCGAGCTGGCTGGCTGGATCTGCGACATCCTCGATCACCTCGGCGATGCCGACGTCGAGGCCCAGGTGGCTACTCTGGCGGCAGGGCTGTGCGCCGATTACCCGGTATATCGCTGA
- a CDS encoding sarcosine oxidase subunit alpha yields the protein MSQINRLSKGGRINRNQPLTFTFNGESYQGFSGDTLAAALLANGVDVVGRSFKYSRPRGIVAAGAEEPNAVLQIGASEATQIPNVRATQQALYSGLVANSVNGWPSVNNDLMGILGKVGGQMMPPGFYYKTFMYPQNLWLTYEKYIRKAAGLGRAPKENDPDSYDYLNQHCDVLVVGGGAAGLAAALAAGRSGARVILADEQEEFGGHLLDSRESLDGKPAADWVAKTLAELQKMPEVTLLPRSTVHGYHDHNFLTIHERRTDHLGDAAPMGEVRQRLHRVRAKRVVLAAGAHERPLVYGNNDVPGNMLAGAVSTYVRRYGVAPGKQLVLSTTNDYAYRVALDCLEAGIKVVAIADARPNPKGAWVEEARAKGLRVLTGSAVIEVRGSKRVSAARVAAIDPQAHKVTSPGEWLECDLVASSGGYSPVVHLASHLGGKPTWREDILGFVPGEGFQARVCAGAMNGVFALGDVLADGFEAGAKASADAGFTPVSGELPKVFGRHEEPSIALFQVPHEKPTARAPKQFVDQQNDVTAAGIELATREGFESVEHVKRYTALGFGTDQGKLGNINGLAIAARSLGISIPQMGTTMFRPNYTPVTFGAVAGRNCGALFDPVRYTALHSWHLKNGAEFEDVGQWKRPWYFPKAGEDMHAAVGRECKAVRDSVGLLDASTLGKIDIQGPDAREFLNRVYTNAWTKLDVGKARYGLMCKEDGMVFDDGVTACMADNHFVMTTTTGGAARVMQWLEIYQQTEWPELKVYFTSVTDHWATMTLSGPNSRKLLAEVSDIDLDKDAFPFMTWKEGQVGGVPARVFRISFTGELSYEVNVQADYAMGVLEKIVAAGKKYNLTPYGTETMHVLRAEKGFIIVGQETDGSVTPDDLNMGWCVGRTKPFSWIGWRGMNREDCTKADRKQLVGLKPVNTSAVLPEGAQLVFDAKQAIPMSMVGHVTSSYYSTSMGYSFALALVKGGLKRMGEKVFAPLADGTLIEAEIVSSVFFDPKGEQQNV from the coding sequence ATGAGTCAGATCAATCGCCTGAGCAAGGGTGGCCGGATCAACCGCAACCAGCCTTTGACCTTCACCTTCAACGGTGAGAGCTATCAGGGTTTCAGCGGCGACACCCTGGCCGCCGCGTTGCTGGCCAACGGCGTCGACGTCGTCGGTCGTAGCTTCAAGTACTCGCGTCCGCGCGGCATCGTCGCCGCCGGCGCCGAAGAGCCCAACGCGGTGCTGCAGATCGGCGCCAGCGAAGCGACTCAGATCCCCAACGTGCGCGCCACCCAGCAGGCCCTGTACAGCGGCCTGGTGGCCAACAGCGTGAACGGCTGGCCGAGCGTCAACAATGACCTGATGGGCATTCTCGGCAAGGTCGGTGGGCAGATGATGCCGCCGGGGTTCTATTACAAGACCTTCATGTACCCGCAGAACCTCTGGCTGACCTACGAGAAGTACATCCGTAAGGCGGCTGGCTTGGGCCGCGCGCCGAAGGAAAACGATCCGGACAGCTACGACTACCTGAACCAGCACTGCGACGTGCTGGTGGTCGGTGGCGGCGCCGCCGGTCTGGCCGCCGCATTGGCTGCCGGGCGTAGCGGTGCACGGGTGATTCTGGCCGACGAGCAGGAAGAGTTTGGCGGTCATCTGCTCGACAGCCGTGAAAGCCTCGATGGCAAACCGGCCGCCGATTGGGTGGCCAAGACCCTCGCCGAACTGCAGAAGATGCCGGAAGTCACCCTGTTGCCGCGCTCGACCGTGCACGGTTATCACGATCACAACTTCCTCACCATCCACGAGCGGCGCACCGATCACCTCGGTGATGCCGCACCGATGGGCGAGGTGCGTCAGCGCCTGCACCGTGTGCGTGCCAAGCGCGTGGTCCTGGCCGCCGGCGCCCACGAGCGTCCGCTGGTGTATGGCAACAACGACGTGCCCGGCAACATGCTGGCCGGCGCGGTGTCCACCTATGTGCGCCGTTACGGCGTGGCCCCGGGCAAGCAGCTGGTGCTGTCGACCACCAACGATTACGCCTACCGCGTGGCGCTGGACTGCCTGGAAGCCGGGATCAAGGTGGTCGCCATCGCCGACGCCCGGCCCAATCCCAAGGGTGCCTGGGTCGAAGAAGCACGGGCCAAGGGCCTGCGCGTCCTGACCGGCAGTGCGGTGATCGAAGTGCGTGGCAGCAAGCGCGTCAGCGCGGCGCGCGTCGCGGCGATCGATCCGCAGGCACATAAAGTCACCAGCCCCGGCGAATGGTTGGAGTGCGACCTGGTCGCCAGCTCCGGCGGTTACAGCCCGGTGGTGCACCTGGCCTCGCACCTGGGCGGCAAGCCGACCTGGCGCGAAGACATCCTCGGTTTCGTGCCGGGTGAAGGTTTCCAGGCGCGCGTCTGCGCCGGTGCCATGAACGGCGTGTTCGCCCTCGGCGATGTGCTCGCCGACGGTTTCGAAGCCGGCGCCAAGGCGTCTGCCGACGCGGGCTTTACCCCGGTCTCGGGCGAACTGCCGAAAGTCTTCGGCCGTCACGAAGAGCCGAGCATCGCGCTGTTCCAGGTACCGCACGAAAAACCGACCGCACGGGCGCCAAAGCAATTCGTCGACCAGCAGAACGACGTCACCGCGGCCGGTATCGAACTGGCCACCCGCGAGGGCTTCGAGTCGGTCGAGCACGTCAAGCGCTACACCGCGCTGGGCTTCGGTACCGATCAGGGCAAGCTGGGCAACATCAACGGGCTGGCGATTGCCGCGCGTTCGCTGGGCATCAGCATCCCGCAGATGGGCACCACCATGTTCCGCCCGAACTACACCCCGGTGACCTTCGGCGCCGTGGCCGGACGTAACTGCGGTGCGTTGTTCGACCCGGTGCGTTACACCGCGCTGCACAGCTGGCACCTGAAAAATGGCGCCGAGTTCGAGGACGTCGGTCAGTGGAAGCGCCCCTGGTACTTCCCCAAGGCCGGTGAAGACATGCACGCCGCCGTCGGCCGCGAGTGCAAGGCGGTACGCGACAGCGTCGGCCTGCTCGATGCCTCGACCCTGGGCAAGATCGACATCCAGGGCCCGGATGCGCGCGAGTTCCTCAACCGCGTGTACACCAACGCCTGGACCAAGCTGGACGTCGGTAAGGCCCGTTACGGCCTGATGTGCAAGGAAGACGGCATGGTCTTCGACGACGGCGTGACCGCCTGTATGGCCGATAACCACTTCGTCATGACCACCACCACCGGCGGCGCTGCGCGCGTCATGCAGTGGCTGGAAATCTACCAGCAGACCGAGTGGCCGGAGCTCAAGGTGTACTTCACCTCGGTCACCGACCACTGGGCGACCATGACCCTGTCCGGCCCCAACAGCCGCAAGCTGCTGGCCGAGGTCAGCGACATCGACCTGGACAAGGACGCCTTCCCGTTCATGACCTGGAAGGAAGGCCAGGTCGGCGGCGTGCCGGCGCGGGTGTTCCGCATCTCCTTTACCGGTGAGCTGTCGTACGAAGTCAACGTGCAGGCCGACTACGCCATGGGCGTGTTGGAAAAAATCGTCGCGGCAGGCAAGAAGTACAACTTGACCCCGTACGGCACCGAGACCATGCACGTGCTGCGAGCCGAGAAGGGCTTCATCATCGTCGGTCAGGAGACCGACGGTTCGGTGACCCCGGACGACCTCAACATGGGCTGGTGTGTCGGTCGCACTAAACCTTTCTCCTGGATCGGCTGGCGCGGGATGAACCGTGAAGACTGCACCAAGGCAGACCGCAAGCAGCTGGTCGGCCTCAAGCCGGTCAACACCAGTGCGGTGCTGCCGGAAGGCGCACAGCTGGTGTTCGACGCCAAGCAGGCGATTCCGATGAGCATGGTCGGCCACGTGACCTCCAGCTACTACAGCACCAGCATGGGCTACAGCTTTGCCCTGGCCCTGGTCAAAGGCGGCTTGAAGCGCATGGGCGAGAAGGTTTTCGCACCGCTGGCAGATGGCACCCTGATCGAGGCCGAGATCGTCAGTTCGGTGTTCTTCGACCCGAAAGGCGAGCAGCAGAACGTCTGA
- a CDS encoding GlxA family transcriptional regulator, producing the protein MSSFEVLKQPAEVTLEAIGFLLADNFSFIALATVLEPLRRANQFSGRSLYRWQTLTADGRPVRASNGMLVSPDGVANAELELDALIICGGDVGPCACSPEQIRLLQNQAARGVHLGALGSGSWVLANAGLLNGYECSTSWELKVDMREAFPKVLLSSQQFALDRDRYTAASSGAGLEMMLQLIGRSHGPALVGAISETLVLEQVRSEPTPGHASFLHMLESTPPKLQEVITLMEANLQEPIELDQLAGFIELSRRQLERLFCQYMRCSPSRYYLKLRLILARQMLKQTALPIVDVALGCGFVTASHFSKCYHEHFGVAPSHERRSKSPRCRLAMH; encoded by the coding sequence ATGTCCAGTTTCGAAGTGTTGAAACAGCCCGCAGAGGTTACTTTGGAAGCGATTGGCTTCTTGCTGGCCGACAATTTCAGTTTTATTGCGCTGGCTACTGTGTTGGAGCCTTTGCGGCGTGCCAATCAGTTTTCTGGGCGGAGCCTCTATCGCTGGCAAACCCTGACTGCGGACGGCCGTCCAGTGCGTGCGAGTAACGGTATGCTGGTATCCCCGGATGGCGTCGCCAATGCTGAGTTGGAGTTGGATGCCTTGATTATTTGTGGCGGTGATGTAGGCCCGTGCGCTTGTAGTCCAGAACAAATTCGCCTGTTGCAGAATCAGGCTGCGCGCGGAGTGCATCTGGGAGCATTGGGATCCGGCAGTTGGGTATTGGCTAATGCAGGACTTCTGAACGGTTATGAGTGCTCTACGAGCTGGGAGCTAAAGGTCGACATGCGCGAGGCTTTTCCCAAGGTATTGCTTAGTTCGCAACAGTTTGCCCTCGATCGCGACCGCTATACCGCGGCGAGTAGCGGAGCAGGGCTGGAGATGATGCTGCAACTTATTGGCCGCAGCCACGGTCCGGCCTTGGTTGGTGCGATCAGTGAGACGTTGGTCCTTGAGCAAGTTCGTAGTGAGCCGACGCCAGGGCATGCATCATTCCTGCACATGCTGGAAAGTACCCCGCCGAAGTTGCAGGAAGTGATAACGCTGATGGAGGCTAATCTTCAGGAGCCCATCGAGCTGGATCAGCTGGCTGGTTTTATTGAGTTGTCGAGACGACAGCTTGAACGGCTGTTTTGCCAGTACATGCGCTGCTCGCCGTCGCGCTACTACTTGAAGCTGCGCCTAATTCTGGCTCGGCAGATGCTCAAGCAGACGGCTTTGCCGATAGTCGATGTCGCCTTGGGCTGTGGTTTTGTTACCGCGTCGCACTTTTCCAAGTGCTACCACGAGCACTTCGGCGTTGCGCCGAGCCACGAGCGCCGGAGCAAGTCCCCGCGCTGTCGTCTGGCCATGCACTGA